One region of Alcanivorax sediminis genomic DNA includes:
- a CDS encoding metallophosphoesterase family protein, with product MRPHVTFLTGDQVYLDIGFDSLSFVRSEIRERVADDYAQHWQLLGSILNRGATWMLPDDHEYWNDYPFYDSLIPTLLALKIDDVRETWTKASEDGVRRIQQSPRVDTFEIDELSFCLADLRSYRDEDRFLPEPDFNRLTRWAKGLNGPGVLVIPQPLIVAPNPLERNLLSYRGQYARLLEALGNTGHDVVVMSGDVHFGRIATTTLGPKGGRLVEVIASPLSNLTFLDGVATSTPELNPGPFPHASVRPDGWSPATVQCSESAAVSTRRGWLLSAYPKDRTTEHFMTAAFHRNAEGKVALKVDAWRVRERDEANLPKRDFATFEVELS from the coding sequence GTGCGCCCACATGTCACCTTTCTGACCGGCGACCAGGTGTATCTGGATATCGGTTTCGACTCGTTATCTTTTGTACGCAGCGAAATTCGTGAGCGGGTGGCGGATGATTACGCCCAGCATTGGCAGTTGCTGGGCAGTATTCTCAATCGTGGTGCTACCTGGATGCTGCCTGATGATCACGAATACTGGAACGATTATCCCTTTTACGATTCCCTGATTCCCACGCTGCTGGCACTGAAGATTGATGATGTGCGTGAAACCTGGACCAAGGCGTCAGAGGATGGTGTGCGGCGTATTCAGCAGAGCCCGCGGGTAGACACCTTCGAGATAGATGAATTGTCGTTTTGCCTTGCGGATCTGCGTTCTTACCGGGATGAAGATCGCTTTCTTCCCGAACCGGATTTCAACCGGCTCACCAGGTGGGCAAAAGGATTGAATGGCCCGGGTGTTCTGGTGATCCCCCAGCCTCTGATCGTGGCGCCCAATCCACTGGAGCGAAACCTGCTGAGCTATCGCGGTCAGTATGCCCGTTTGCTGGAAGCCCTTGGTAATACGGGGCATGACGTGGTGGTGATGAGTGGTGATGTACACTTTGGCCGTATTGCCACCACTACCCTGGGTCCCAAGGGGGGCAGGCTGGTGGAAGTGATTGCATCGCCACTGTCCAACCTGACGTTCCTGGACGGGGTTGCCACGTCCACTCCCGAGCTGAATCCAGGCCCCTTCCCCCACGCTTCTGTGCGTCCGGATGGCTGGTCACCGGCCACTGTGCAGTGTTCCGAGTCGGCCGCGGTGAGTACCCGACGTGGGTGGCTGCTCTCTGCCTACCCTAAAGATCGTACCACCGAGCATTTCATGACCGCGGCCTTTCATCGTAATGCAGAAGGAAAGGTGGCACTGAAGGTGGATGCCTGGCGGGTGCGTGAGCGCGATGAAGCGAATCTGCCGAAACGCGATTTTGCTACCTTTGAGGTAGAGTTGTCCTGA
- a CDS encoding bifunctional GNAT family N-acetyltransferase/carbon-nitrogen hydrolase family protein, with protein sequence MAEETTRLRLRTLTEDDYPALAKLMDQVYHDIGGAWPEDTIRTLIRIFPEGQLVIEDNGELVATALTIKVKYDRFSNPHRYEDLITDDKVRSHNKSGDALYGLDVFVDKEYRGYRLGRRLYEARKELCREENLRAILAGGRLPGYTNYADQMEVTEYIEQVEARAIYDPILSFQLANGFDVKRLMKAYLPEDEDSHGYATLLEWDNILYEPEDDDAEWPRRTVVRVGVVQRRMRAARDVQDLLNQVEFFIDALSDYRADFAVLPEFFSAPLMGLRPELNSVEAVRFLASFTDEVRDALADMAVSYNINIVGGSMPVIEDDKVYNVAYLMRRDGSVESQYKIHITPHERRDWVIQGGNKVQVFDTDAGRVGILICYDVEFPELGRLLAEEKMDILFVPFWTDTKNGYLRVRHCAQARAIENECYVAIAGSVGNLPRVDAVDIQYAQSSVFSPSDFYFPHDAIISESVPNTEMLMFADVDLEKLKLLHREGSVTNLRDRRDDLYRVEWKK encoded by the coding sequence ATGGCTGAAGAAACCACCCGCCTGCGTCTGAGAACCCTCACTGAAGACGATTATCCAGCCCTGGCCAAGCTCATGGATCAGGTCTACCACGATATTGGCGGCGCCTGGCCGGAAGACACCATTCGCACCCTGATCCGCATTTTTCCGGAAGGGCAGCTGGTTATCGAGGACAACGGCGAGCTGGTGGCCACGGCACTCACCATCAAGGTGAAGTACGACCGGTTCTCCAATCCGCATCGCTATGAAGATCTGATCACCGATGACAAGGTGCGCTCCCATAACAAGAGCGGGGATGCGCTGTACGGGCTTGATGTGTTCGTGGACAAGGAATACCGCGGTTACCGTCTTGGTCGTCGTCTCTACGAAGCCCGCAAGGAACTGTGCCGGGAAGAAAATCTGCGCGCCATCCTCGCCGGTGGTCGTCTGCCGGGGTACACCAACTACGCAGACCAGATGGAAGTTACTGAGTACATCGAACAGGTAGAAGCCCGCGCCATTTATGATCCGATCCTGTCTTTCCAGCTGGCCAACGGTTTCGACGTTAAGCGCCTGATGAAAGCCTACCTCCCGGAAGATGAAGATTCCCATGGTTACGCCACATTGCTGGAGTGGGACAATATTCTCTATGAACCGGAAGACGACGATGCCGAGTGGCCACGCCGGACTGTGGTCCGTGTGGGTGTGGTCCAGCGGCGTATGCGCGCCGCCCGTGATGTGCAGGATCTGCTCAACCAGGTGGAATTCTTCATTGATGCGCTGTCCGATTACCGTGCGGATTTTGCTGTACTGCCGGAGTTTTTCAGCGCGCCGCTCATGGGCTTGCGCCCGGAACTGAACTCCGTGGAAGCGGTACGCTTCCTGGCCAGCTTTACCGACGAAGTCCGCGATGCCCTGGCGGACATGGCAGTGAGCTACAACATCAATATCGTTGGTGGCTCCATGCCGGTGATTGAAGATGACAAGGTCTACAACGTAGCCTATCTGATGCGCCGCGATGGCTCGGTCGAATCCCAGTACAAGATCCACATCACTCCCCACGAACGCCGTGACTGGGTGATTCAGGGCGGCAACAAGGTGCAGGTGTTTGATACCGACGCAGGTCGTGTGGGCATCCTGATCTGTTATGACGTGGAGTTCCCGGAACTGGGCCGCCTGCTGGCCGAAGAAAAAATGGACATCCTGTTCGTCCCGTTCTGGACCGATACCAAGAATGGCTACCTGCGCGTACGTCACTGCGCCCAGGCCCGTGCAATCGAAAACGAATGCTACGTGGCCATCGCCGGTTCCGTGGGCAACTTGCCGCGAGTGGATGCCGTCGACATCCAGTACGCCCAGTCTTCGGTATTTTCACCCAGTGACTTCTACTTTCCCCACGATGCCATCATCAGTGAGTCGGTGCCCAATACCGAAATGTTGATGTTTGCCGATGTGGATCTGGAGAAGCTGAAGTTGTTGCATCGGGAAGGGTCAGTTACCAATCTGCGGGATCGTCGGGATGATTTGTATCGGGTGGAGTGGAAAAAATGA
- a CDS encoding NUDIX hydrolase, with the protein MDTIIENQENLTLNGRGNVTLLHFHQGMVLLVGEDAVGLYRDRIAIDDPLANGVIGYESIPAPLQPQWGEECGYVREHQSGYVGLNEGGVIFIRPDGVALYPCGPDALQNRHMSWLIPFPPLNA; encoded by the coding sequence ATGGATACCATCATCGAAAACCAGGAAAACCTGACGCTCAACGGACGTGGCAATGTCACCCTGCTGCATTTTCATCAGGGTATGGTATTGCTGGTGGGGGAAGACGCGGTCGGCCTGTACCGTGACCGTATCGCCATCGACGATCCCCTGGCTAATGGTGTCATCGGCTACGAAAGCATTCCAGCGCCACTGCAGCCGCAGTGGGGGGAGGAATGTGGCTATGTGCGTGAACATCAGTCCGGCTATGTGGGCCTGAACGAGGGCGGGGTCATCTTTATTCGCCCGGATGGGGTGGCCCTCTATCCCTGCGGGCCGGATGCATTGCAGAATCGGCACATGAGCTGGCTGATCCCGTTTCCGCCGTTGAATGCGTAG
- the cobB gene encoding Sir2 family NAD+-dependent deacetylase, which translates to MAENIVILTGAGISAESGIKTFRASDGLWENHRVEDVATPEAFFRNPLLVQNFYNQRRAQLLTPEIQPNAAHQALARLEAAYPNGSVLVVTQNIDDLHERAGSQNLIHMHGEILKGRCQSSGGLVAIDHDLSPAMPCPLCGKKGCLRPHVVWFGEMPLQMETIYQALARCDRFISIGTSGNVYPAAGFVEEANRHGAHSIELNLEPSQRLTAFAKHRHGLATELVPAYVEELIALL; encoded by the coding sequence ATGGCTGAAAACATTGTAATACTTACCGGCGCGGGAATCTCGGCGGAATCCGGGATCAAGACTTTCCGGGCCTCTGACGGGTTATGGGAAAACCACCGGGTGGAAGACGTGGCGACCCCGGAAGCCTTCTTTCGAAACCCGTTGCTGGTGCAGAATTTTTACAACCAGCGCCGGGCCCAGCTGCTGACGCCGGAGATTCAGCCCAATGCGGCCCATCAGGCGCTGGCCAGGCTGGAAGCAGCCTACCCCAATGGCAGTGTGCTGGTGGTGACCCAGAACATTGATGACCTGCATGAACGGGCAGGCAGCCAGAACCTGATCCACATGCACGGTGAAATCCTCAAAGGCCGCTGCCAGTCCAGTGGCGGTCTGGTGGCCATCGACCATGACTTGAGCCCGGCCATGCCCTGCCCGCTCTGTGGCAAGAAGGGGTGCCTGCGCCCCCATGTGGTGTGGTTCGGCGAAATGCCACTGCAAATGGAGACCATATATCAAGCCCTGGCCCGTTGCGATCGCTTCATCAGCATTGGTACCAGCGGCAACGTTTACCCCGCTGCCGGGTTTGTGGAGGAAGCCAATCGCCATGGCGCGCACTCCATCGAACTGAACCTGGAGCCCTCCCAGCGCCTCACTGCCTTTGCCAAGCACCGTCATGGCCTGGCCACCGAGCTGGTGCCAGCTTATGTGGAGGAGCTGATTGCCCTGCTGTAA
- a CDS encoding metal-dependent hydrolase translates to MTIQVDPIRRNLRFGLPKDKAISWNPAGLHVTQFFNTLSLFFPAGERFFIQSVRNYRQEIVGDDLKEQISAFIGQEGFHTREHEEYNDALVAAGMPVEAMDRVVVELLELVKKAPRSFQLAATVALEHLTAVLGDVLLRNDSLLKEVEPHFSAVWRWHAIEETEHKAVCFDAYEQVLGKGIKAYSLRVGAFVIANLLFWSLYVPFYTVMVAKGGGLLNLKGWGKVLNLTLGRPGVLRRALPDWLDFFRPGFHPWMHDNRHFLDLADALVEEVANFDVNQAKAA, encoded by the coding sequence ATGACAATCCAGGTTGATCCTATCCGCCGAAATCTTCGATTCGGCCTACCCAAGGACAAGGCCATTAGCTGGAACCCGGCTGGCCTGCACGTCACCCAGTTCTTCAACACGCTTTCTCTCTTTTTCCCTGCGGGGGAGCGGTTCTTCATTCAGAGCGTGCGCAACTATCGCCAGGAAATCGTCGGCGACGATCTGAAAGAACAGATCTCTGCCTTTATTGGCCAGGAAGGCTTTCATACCCGCGAGCACGAGGAATACAACGATGCGCTGGTGGCGGCGGGAATGCCGGTCGAGGCGATGGACAGGGTCGTCGTCGAGCTGCTTGAACTGGTTAAGAAAGCGCCTCGCTCATTTCAGCTGGCGGCAACGGTCGCACTTGAGCATCTCACCGCGGTGCTGGGCGATGTGCTGTTGCGAAATGACTCCTTGCTGAAGGAAGTTGAGCCACATTTTTCGGCGGTGTGGCGTTGGCACGCTATTGAGGAAACAGAGCACAAGGCGGTGTGCTTTGACGCCTATGAACAGGTGCTGGGCAAGGGGATCAAGGCCTATAGCTTGCGGGTTGGCGCCTTTGTGATTGCCAATCTGCTGTTCTGGAGTCTGTACGTACCGTTCTACACCGTGATGGTGGCCAAAGGCGGTGGTCTGTTAAACCTGAAGGGTTGGGGCAAGGTGCTGAACCTGACGTTGGGCCGGCCGGGCGTGCTGCGCCGGGCATTGCCCGACTGGCTGGATTTCTTCCGTCCGGGTTTTCACCCCTGGATGCACGATAACCGACATTTTCTGGACCTGGCGGATGCGCTCGTCGAGGAAGTGGCCAATTTTGATGTGAACCAGGCCAAGGCCGCCTGA
- a CDS encoding flavin-containing monooxygenase yields the protein MNSKVKISTKTINKDVAIVGAGFGGLCMAIKLLESGNEDFVILEKAKEVGGAWYFNGYPGAACDVQSHLYSFSFNGKADWSKRYAPRDEIENYILDTVEKYNLRRFIRFEEEVNEAHFEADTGKWMVRTAAGSSIVCRHFVLASGPLHVPNKPNIKGLKRFKGKVMHSAEWDHGYDLVGKKVISIGTGGSAIQYCPEIAPKVKHLSVFQRSAAWVIPRDERGYPAIQQRLFERFPGLRKLHRARLYWSNESRVAPASSTRAAKLLGSLCKQFIRFQVKDKTLVEKLTPDYAFGCKRVLISNKWYPMFNRKNVELVTAGIQEVKANSVVTDDGVEHEADCIILGTGFVVDPRIYMKDFPLTGLPGRDLHKDWADSSEAYYGMTVSGYPNLYMLVGPNTGLGHNSIVFMIECQVNYILQCMTLLKAEGADYLDVKPNAQQAYNDDVQRRLQGTTWTSGCTSWYQQEDGKNFALWPGSTWRYWLKTRQVRSTDYEFVHVEEVEKSAVSA from the coding sequence ATGAACAGCAAAGTCAAAATCAGTACGAAAACAATCAACAAGGATGTGGCCATTGTTGGGGCTGGCTTCGGCGGCTTGTGTATGGCCATCAAACTGTTGGAATCCGGCAATGAAGATTTCGTGATTCTTGAAAAGGCAAAGGAAGTTGGCGGGGCCTGGTACTTCAATGGTTACCCTGGCGCGGCCTGTGATGTGCAGTCGCATCTCTATTCCTTCTCCTTTAATGGCAAGGCTGACTGGAGCAAGCGTTACGCGCCACGAGACGAGATTGAAAATTACATTCTCGACACCGTGGAGAAATATAACTTGCGTCGCTTTATCCGCTTTGAAGAAGAAGTGAATGAAGCGCATTTTGAAGCAGATACCGGTAAATGGATGGTGCGCACGGCGGCAGGATCCTCAATCGTCTGTCGGCACTTTGTGCTCGCATCGGGCCCTCTGCATGTGCCTAACAAGCCAAACATTAAAGGCCTCAAGCGTTTTAAGGGAAAGGTGATGCATTCCGCCGAGTGGGATCATGGCTATGACCTGGTTGGCAAGAAAGTGATTTCTATCGGAACCGGAGGCAGCGCGATTCAGTACTGCCCGGAGATCGCGCCGAAAGTGAAACATCTGTCAGTGTTTCAGCGCTCTGCAGCCTGGGTGATTCCCCGTGATGAACGTGGCTACCCCGCGATACAGCAGCGACTGTTTGAACGCTTCCCGGGATTGAGGAAACTGCATCGCGCACGCTTGTACTGGAGCAATGAATCCCGAGTGGCACCTGCATCGAGTACCCGGGCGGCGAAGTTGCTGGGAAGCCTTTGCAAGCAGTTCATTCGCTTCCAGGTGAAAGACAAGACGTTAGTGGAAAAGCTGACGCCGGATTATGCATTCGGCTGCAAGCGGGTGCTGATTTCCAACAAGTGGTATCCCATGTTCAATCGCAAGAATGTGGAGCTGGTGACCGCAGGTATTCAGGAAGTGAAAGCCAATAGTGTGGTGACAGACGATGGCGTGGAGCATGAAGCGGATTGCATCATCCTGGGTACAGGGTTTGTGGTTGACCCGCGCATCTACATGAAAGATTTCCCGCTGACCGGTTTGCCGGGACGTGATCTTCACAAGGACTGGGCGGACTCCTCAGAGGCCTACTACGGGATGACAGTGAGCGGCTATCCCAACCTGTACATGCTGGTGGGCCCTAACACAGGGTTGGGCCATAACTCCATCGTGTTCATGATTGAGTGTCAGGTGAACTACATCCTGCAATGTATGACGCTGTTGAAAGCCGAAGGGGCAGACTACCTGGATGTGAAGCCTAATGCCCAGCAGGCCTACAATGATGATGTACAACGCCGCCTTCAAGGCACTACCTGGACGTCGGGTTGTACCAGCTGGTACCAGCAGGAAGACGGCAAGAACTTTGCGCTGTGGCCTGGCTCCACCTGGCGGTACTGGTTGAAAACGCGTCAGGTGCGCAGTACCGATTATGAGTTTGTACATGTGGAGGAAGTCGAGAAGAGCGCTGTTTCTGCCTGA
- a CDS encoding DUF4345 domain-containing protein: MQVWLVRVVAVVFLGYGAGFVFVPEPLLKAVVGEVPVAASAWIDMRATYGGLSLGVGALLWVLSVNHQTLRSGVLGVVLLMAGMASGRAVGMVVDGTPNGYMVIYLILEVLTAMLGLWAWRSLPRDVGRD; this comes from the coding sequence ATGCAGGTGTGGCTGGTCAGGGTAGTGGCGGTGGTGTTTCTGGGTTACGGCGCTGGGTTCGTGTTTGTTCCGGAGCCCTTGCTAAAGGCTGTGGTCGGCGAGGTGCCGGTCGCGGCATCGGCGTGGATTGATATGCGAGCCACCTATGGTGGGTTGTCGTTGGGGGTGGGGGCGCTGCTCTGGGTGCTGTCGGTGAATCATCAAACACTGAGATCCGGTGTGCTCGGGGTGGTGTTGCTCATGGCGGGTATGGCCTCAGGGCGTGCCGTTGGCATGGTGGTGGATGGCACTCCCAATGGCTATATGGTGATCTATCTGATTCTTGAAGTTCTGACAGCGATGTTGGGGCTTTGGGCATGGCGTAGCCTTCCACGAGATGTTGGTCGTGATTGA
- a CDS encoding pseudouridine synthase, protein MTTRYFRLDRYLSQALQVSRHSLRPLLAAGQVRVNGEVVHDRQQRVGPFDRIEVGEQLLQARKACYLMLNKPAGVVSATSDEHHTTVLDLVPEELREDLHLAGRLDFNSTGLVLMTNDGVWSKQLSHPDTGVWKHYRVTLESAVDQSDVSAFAAGMRFAFEDLTTRPARLEILGSHEADVWLQEGRYHQIRRMFAQRGNKVKTLHRLAVGNVQLDRTLAPGECRALTEHEISSIAD, encoded by the coding sequence ATGACAACCCGTTACTTTCGTCTTGATCGTTATTTGAGTCAGGCTCTTCAGGTAAGCCGTCATTCTCTTCGCCCGCTGCTCGCAGCGGGACAGGTGAGAGTGAATGGTGAGGTGGTGCATGATCGGCAGCAACGGGTTGGTCCCTTTGATCGTATCGAGGTGGGTGAGCAGTTGTTGCAGGCACGAAAAGCCTGTTACCTGATGTTGAACAAGCCCGCCGGGGTGGTGAGTGCTACCAGTGATGAGCACCACACCACAGTTCTGGATTTGGTACCTGAAGAGCTCCGGGAAGACTTGCATCTGGCTGGACGGCTGGATTTCAACAGCACAGGCCTGGTGCTGATGACCAACGATGGCGTTTGGTCGAAGCAGCTCAGCCATCCTGACACAGGGGTCTGGAAGCATTATCGGGTGACACTGGAATCTGCAGTGGATCAGAGTGATGTGTCGGCGTTTGCGGCGGGGATGCGCTTTGCATTTGAAGATCTGACAACCCGACCTGCCAGATTGGAAATTCTGGGTTCACACGAAGCGGATGTGTGGCTGCAGGAAGGCCGCTATCACCAGATCCGGCGCATGTTCGCGCAACGGGGCAACAAGGTGAAAACCTTGCACCGGCTGGCGGTAGGGAACGTGCAGCTGGATAGAACGTTAGCGCCCGGCGAATGCCGGGCGCTAACGGAACATGAAATCAGCTCAATCGCTGATTAG
- a CDS encoding DUF1287 domain-containing protein produces MIKGWAGAGFGMVVLLLASASCRADSFDSQLVAAAMERTQHNVTYNGAYYRLAYPNGDVPANIGVCTDVVIRSYRALGIDLQVRVHEDMAAHFEAYPSQRIWGLTRTDRNIDHRRVPNLQTFFTRHGESLPVSDAPADYQPGDLVTWMLPGNLPHIGIVRDTVFARSGNPGIVHNIGAGPRHEDMLFDYRITGHYRYAAEAGPLR; encoded by the coding sequence ATGATCAAGGGATGGGCTGGAGCGGGTTTCGGTATGGTCGTGCTGTTGCTGGCCAGTGCGAGCTGCCGGGCAGACAGCTTCGACAGCCAGCTGGTCGCCGCTGCCATGGAGCGTACTCAGCACAACGTGACTTACAACGGCGCCTATTACCGGCTGGCCTACCCCAACGGCGATGTGCCGGCGAACATCGGGGTCTGTACGGATGTGGTGATCCGATCCTATCGTGCTCTGGGTATCGACCTGCAAGTGCGTGTGCACGAGGACATGGCTGCCCATTTTGAAGCCTATCCTTCCCAACGCATCTGGGGGCTGACCCGCACCGACCGCAATATCGATCATCGCCGGGTACCCAATCTGCAGACCTTCTTTACTCGTCACGGCGAGTCGTTGCCCGTTTCGGATGCCCCCGCAGACTACCAACCGGGGGACCTGGTGACCTGGATGTTGCCCGGCAACCTGCCGCATATCGGTATTGTGAGGGATACCGTGTTTGCCAGGAGTGGCAATCCGGGCATCGTTCATAACATTGGGGCGGGGCCTCGCCATGAGGACATGCTGTTCGATTACCGGATCACCGGCCACTATCGTTATGCCGCGGAGGCAGGACCGCTCCGCTAG
- a CDS encoding oxygenase MpaB family protein, with translation MTAQATSIDNKTRLENQWPEPLTAKQLDQKYPGILDATVFLSAGANIIMQLALPGVGYGVAESRVTSGSVLHRPLKRSRTTFTYLAVAMMGTTEEKLAYRRAVNGAHRQVYSTDESPVQYNAFDPELQLWVASCLYWGFVDTYQKVHRPLTRAEQADFYQMARPLGTTLQVRQDMWPEDLDAFEAYWQNGIKKLHIDERVHEFLMIIADLKFLSPVSQLLFGKFNRFMTTGFLPPQVRKEMKLDWDERRQRKFEKSVRRLGKAVGLLPRPIRQAAYLLPLLDFRRRLAKGKPLI, from the coding sequence CGCACAAGCCACTTCTATCGATAATAAAACCCGGCTTGAAAATCAGTGGCCTGAACCACTTACCGCCAAACAGCTGGACCAGAAATACCCCGGCATTTTAGATGCCACGGTCTTTTTGTCCGCCGGCGCCAACATCATCATGCAGCTTGCCCTGCCTGGCGTAGGCTACGGTGTAGCAGAAAGTCGCGTCACCAGCGGTTCAGTGCTTCACCGCCCACTCAAGCGCAGCCGCACCACTTTCACCTACCTTGCCGTTGCCATGATGGGCACCACAGAAGAGAAGCTGGCCTATCGTCGTGCCGTTAATGGTGCTCATCGCCAGGTGTACTCCACCGATGAATCCCCCGTGCAGTACAACGCCTTTGATCCTGAACTGCAGCTTTGGGTGGCATCCTGTCTGTACTGGGGTTTTGTCGATACCTATCAGAAGGTCCACCGTCCGCTGACCCGCGCAGAGCAGGCGGACTTCTACCAAATGGCACGCCCTCTGGGCACCACCCTGCAAGTTCGTCAGGATATGTGGCCAGAGGATCTGGATGCATTCGAGGCGTATTGGCAAAACGGCATAAAGAAGCTGCACATTGATGAGCGTGTTCACGAGTTCCTGATGATCATTGCCGATCTCAAATTCCTGAGCCCGGTCAGCCAGTTGCTGTTCGGGAAATTCAACCGCTTTATGACCACCGGCTTTCTGCCACCGCAAGTGCGCAAGGAAATGAAGCTGGACTGGGATGAGAGAAGACAGCGCAAGTTTGAAAAGTCAGTGCGGCGCCTTGGCAAAGCCGTGGGGTTACTGCCACGCCCGATACGTCAGGCGGCCTACCTGCTGCCGCTACTCGACTTCCGTCGCCGCCTGGCCAAGGGGAAGCCGCTGATCTAA
- a CDS encoding MAPEG family protein translates to MPIILYVLFAISFLPIFLAWAGVYFRIKQFKRFDNHHPRQQQAALEGAGARTQAAQANAWEALIVFTMVCFIAYASGLDLNRLDGVALLYLAARVLHPILYIANLAWWRSGVFVVGMFCCLYIAILALTQ, encoded by the coding sequence ATGCCCATCATCCTCTATGTGCTCTTCGCCATCTCCTTCCTGCCCATCTTCCTCGCCTGGGCTGGCGTCTATTTTCGCATCAAGCAATTCAAGCGTTTCGATAATCACCATCCTCGCCAGCAGCAGGCTGCGCTGGAAGGAGCGGGTGCGAGAACGCAGGCGGCGCAGGCGAATGCCTGGGAGGCGCTGATTGTTTTTACCATGGTGTGCTTTATCGCCTATGCCTCCGGGTTGGATCTGAATCGGCTGGATGGGGTGGCGCTACTGTATCTGGCGGCGCGGGTTCTGCACCCGATCCTTTATATCGCCAATCTGGCCTGGTGGCGTTCCGGGGTGTTTGTGGTCGGGATGTTCTGTTGTCTTTACATCGCGATTCTGGCACTGACCCAATAG
- a CDS encoding DUF2442 domain-containing protein gives MAQSIKRVVPLEQFKLIIEFDDGSLRQFPHARVTDTPLWFLAFPSKLRTCEVSPSGLQWQAVDQTLMWGGQNVWAQHASLDIPTLQEWSSPITLDELSMSLLNVAMTNQAPTEQDARHHVYFVGIRPFCEDNWVVLGESIGGGFAERGGSVALAVENLDSFSDWRGHCVLAGCDWMVALLEANVSDAQRKACILERYGASLTA, from the coding sequence ATGGCACAGAGTATCAAGCGGGTGGTGCCGCTGGAGCAGTTCAAGCTGATTATCGAATTCGATGATGGCAGCCTGCGTCAGTTTCCCCATGCCCGGGTGACAGACACTCCGCTGTGGTTTCTGGCCTTTCCCTCCAAACTGCGTACCTGCGAGGTGTCACCTTCAGGCCTGCAATGGCAAGCTGTCGACCAGACCCTGATGTGGGGTGGGCAGAATGTCTGGGCACAGCATGCGTCACTGGATATCCCGACGCTGCAGGAGTGGTCTTCTCCCATCACGCTCGATGAGCTTTCCATGAGTTTGCTCAATGTAGCCATGACCAACCAGGCCCCCACCGAGCAGGATGCGCGTCATCATGTCTATTTTGTCGGGATACGCCCTTTCTGTGAGGACAACTGGGTTGTGCTCGGAGAAAGTATTGGGGGTGGTTTCGCGGAGCGGGGCGGTTCCGTGGCGCTGGCGGTGGAGAATCTGGACAGTTTCAGTGACTGGCGCGGGCACTGTGTCCTGGCCGGGTGTGACTGGATGGTGGCGCTACTGGAAGCGAATGTCAGCGATGCGCAACGCAAGGCGTGCATTCTGGAACGATACGGGGCATCGCTAACGGCCTGA
- a CDS encoding GFA family protein, translating into MDIEMNQGGTCLCGNVSLSAKPKSRHVGACHCAMCRKWGGGPLLVVDCEALTIEGDEHVGVYSSSDWAERGFCKACGTHLFYRLKEGGLYAVPVGVFDGDNDWELVQQVFIDSKPDYYSFAQQTRNLTGEELFAQFGA; encoded by the coding sequence ATGGATATTGAAATGAATCAAGGTGGGACTTGCCTCTGTGGAAACGTCAGTTTGAGCGCCAAACCCAAGAGCCGTCATGTGGGGGCATGCCACTGTGCCATGTGCCGAAAGTGGGGCGGTGGTCCGTTGCTGGTGGTGGATTGCGAGGCGTTAACGATCGAGGGTGATGAACATGTGGGGGTGTACTCCTCGTCCGATTGGGCAGAGCGGGGCTTCTGCAAGGCATGTGGCACCCATCTGTTCTATCGATTGAAAGAGGGGGGGCTGTACGCGGTGCCTGTGGGCGTCTTTGACGGCGACAACGACTGGGAATTGGTCCAACAGGTTTTTATCGACAGCAAGCCGGACTATTACTCTTTTGCCCAGCAAACCCGGAATCTAACTGGAGAAGAATTGTTTGCCCAATTCGGGGCATAG